A region from the Sandaracinus amylolyticus genome encodes:
- a CDS encoding PQQ-binding-like beta-propeller repeat protein: MTVDRRWLAFVGMWVAAIAAMVVIYVTQERAPDPRARSADAAPVHDHQARAEGAITSAPPRPAEPGPPRQFRSDRRHTARSAFAGPASAALAWEVETGGHVSAQPVVGEDGTIYVGSHDHHLYAITRDGRVRWRRDLGGPIYSTAALADGRVYVGSDADRFFAIDATSGEIVWHLDTEDDADTGVAIAPDGTLVFGAGEDVFAVDREGTVRWRFRTGLKVFATPAIDEDGTVYVGSQDDHVYAIAPDGRMRWRFQTRDDVDGSPAIGDDGTIYAGSDDHRVYALHRDGTLRWSTDVDGDVRAPLGLGEGVVYAGVFAPHPRVVALDAASGQERWSFAITAGESGGSVSSGPLVDRDGNVYFGADDDFVYSLDPGGRLRWFFRAHGNVDGEPIITPEGLLIVGADDHRVRALRAE, from the coding sequence ATGACGGTCGATCGGCGCTGGCTCGCGTTCGTCGGGATGTGGGTCGCGGCGATCGCCGCGATGGTCGTCATCTACGTCACGCAGGAGCGCGCGCCCGATCCGCGCGCACGCTCCGCGGACGCCGCGCCGGTGCACGATCATCAGGCGCGCGCCGAGGGCGCGATCACGAGCGCGCCGCCGCGCCCCGCCGAGCCCGGCCCGCCGCGACAGTTCCGGTCCGATCGGCGCCACACCGCGCGCAGCGCGTTCGCCGGCCCGGCGTCGGCAGCGCTCGCGTGGGAGGTCGAGACGGGCGGGCACGTCAGCGCGCAGCCGGTCGTCGGCGAGGACGGCACGATCTACGTCGGCTCGCACGACCACCACCTCTACGCGATCACGCGCGATGGGCGGGTGCGCTGGCGCCGCGATCTCGGCGGGCCGATCTACTCGACCGCCGCGCTCGCCGACGGGCGCGTGTACGTCGGCTCGGACGCCGATCGCTTCTTCGCGATCGACGCGACCAGCGGCGAGATCGTGTGGCACCTCGACACCGAGGACGACGCCGACACCGGCGTCGCGATCGCGCCCGACGGAACGCTCGTCTTCGGCGCGGGCGAGGACGTGTTCGCCGTCGATCGCGAGGGCACGGTGCGCTGGCGCTTCCGCACCGGGCTCAAGGTGTTCGCGACCCCCGCGATCGACGAGGACGGCACCGTCTACGTCGGCTCGCAGGACGATCACGTCTACGCGATCGCGCCCGACGGACGGATGCGCTGGCGCTTCCAGACGCGCGACGACGTCGATGGATCGCCGGCGATCGGCGACGACGGGACGATCTACGCGGGCAGCGACGATCACCGTGTCTACGCGCTGCACCGCGATGGGACGCTGCGCTGGTCGACCGACGTCGACGGGGACGTGCGCGCGCCGCTCGGGCTCGGTGAAGGCGTCGTGTACGCGGGCGTGTTCGCGCCGCATCCGCGGGTCGTCGCGCTCGACGCCGCGAGCGGGCAGGAGCGCTGGAGCTTCGCGATCACCGCGGGCGAGTCGGGCGGAAGCGTGTCGAGCGGACCGCTCGTCGATCGCGACGGGAACGTCTACTTCGGGGCCGACGACGACTTCGTGTACTCGCTCGATCCCGGCGGGCGGCTCCGCTGGTTCTTCCGCGCGCACGGCAACGTCGACGGCGAGCCGATCATCACGCCCGAGGGGCTGCTGATCGTGGGCGCCGACGATCATCGCGTGCGCGCGCTGCGCGCGGAGTGA
- a CDS encoding DUF421 domain-containing protein produces MDTVFRVAIVYVVLFFAFRVMGKRELGSLTPFELVTLMIVPEIVSEAMHDGDHSLTNAAIGVMTLFLLVFATSVITHRFPRAAKVLESQPTVLVSEGKIVEDAMNVERVSVEDLFGEMHKAGISRLEDVRWAILEGDGRIAIIARDRTPAGSRPTLRDEVLT; encoded by the coding sequence GTGGACACCGTGTTTCGCGTCGCGATCGTCTACGTGGTGCTCTTCTTCGCGTTCCGCGTGATGGGCAAGCGCGAGCTCGGCAGCCTCACGCCGTTCGAGCTCGTCACGCTCATGATCGTCCCCGAGATCGTCTCCGAGGCGATGCACGACGGCGATCACTCGCTCACGAACGCGGCGATCGGCGTGATGACGCTCTTCCTGCTCGTGTTCGCGACCAGCGTCATCACGCATCGGTTCCCGCGCGCGGCGAAGGTGCTCGAGAGCCAACCCACGGTGCTCGTGTCCGAAGGCAAGATCGTCGAGGACGCGATGAACGTGGAGCGCGTCTCGGTCGAGGATCTCTTCGGCGAGATGCACAAGGCCGGCATCTCGCGCCTCGAGGACGTGCGCTGGGCCATCCTCGAGGGCGACGGGCGCATCGCGATCATCGCGCGGGATCGGACGCCGGCGGGGTCGCGCCCGACGCTGCGGGACGAAGTGCTGACGTGA
- a CDS encoding tetratricopeptide repeat protein: MRSALAALAALSMIALAIAMTPPERVHAQDFEAQYRVALAHKRAGRLPEALAAAQEVVRMRPQHAAAHFTIGSILRQQGQYEQALASFRRVIELEPNDADGHAMAGAALARLERCEEAVPELRRAVELNARDASSWGNLGACLRRMRRIEEAITAYQNGLRENPGNPDLLNNYAVALRQVGRAGDAISALEAALARAPDDANIHLNLATAYRSQSRWPEAARHFEAWSRAEPSPRDPGPLFDMAYAYEQMGRRDEAARVYERYIGMVRDPDQRQTAQDRLDALR; the protein is encoded by the coding sequence ATGAGATCAGCGCTCGCCGCCCTCGCCGCCCTCTCGATGATCGCGCTCGCGATCGCGATGACGCCGCCGGAGCGCGTTCACGCGCAGGACTTCGAGGCGCAGTACCGCGTCGCGCTCGCGCACAAGCGCGCAGGGCGTCTGCCCGAAGCGCTCGCCGCCGCACAGGAGGTCGTGCGCATGCGCCCGCAGCACGCGGCGGCGCACTTCACGATCGGATCGATCCTGCGGCAGCAGGGCCAGTACGAGCAGGCGCTCGCGTCGTTCCGTCGCGTGATCGAGCTCGAGCCGAACGACGCCGACGGGCACGCGATGGCGGGCGCCGCGCTCGCGCGCCTCGAGCGCTGCGAGGAAGCGGTGCCGGAGCTGCGGCGCGCGGTGGAGCTGAACGCGCGCGACGCGTCGAGCTGGGGCAACCTCGGTGCGTGCCTGCGCCGCATGCGGCGCATCGAAGAGGCGATCACCGCGTACCAGAACGGGCTCCGCGAGAACCCGGGCAACCCCGATCTGCTCAACAACTACGCGGTCGCGCTGCGTCAGGTCGGGCGCGCCGGTGACGCGATCAGCGCGCTCGAGGCGGCGCTCGCGCGCGCGCCCGACGACGCGAACATCCACCTCAACCTCGCGACCGCGTACCGCTCGCAGTCGCGGTGGCCCGAGGCTGCGCGTCACTTCGAGGCGTGGTCGCGCGCCGAGCCCTCGCCGCGCGATCCCGGGCCGCTCTTCGACATGGCGTACGCGTACGAGCAGATGGGCCGTCGCGACGAGGCCGCGCGCGTGTACGAGCGGTACATCGGGATGGTGCGCGACCCCGATCAGCGGCAGACGGCGCAGGATCGTCTCGACGCACTGCGTTGA
- the ltrA gene encoding group II intron reverse transcriptase/maturase, giving the protein MSTNVVQNNATGGKGPWGSHVEEAGKREGMAGRTGPNDPGGRRPREEVRQLQRRLWVAAKRAPGRRFHALYDHIWRSDVLREAWKRVEANKGAAGVDGQTIAEVKQYGVERFLEELGDALRSKTYRPEVVLRRYIPKADGRKRPLGIPTVRDRAVQMAAKLVLEPIFEADFLPCSWGFRPKRGALGALETLRKLGAKGHHHVLDADIRDYFGSIDHDKLMKLVARRISDRRMLKLVRQWLEAGVMDEGVVTRNIAGTPQGGVISPLLSNIYLHVLDVTWMRRSAPPGTLVRYADDFVVMCKTKRECEEAERRIRVILGRLGLELHPDKTRRVELYDGKQGFDFLGHHLHKRMSGALWERKGKRLYFLHRWPSARAMKRVRQRVKELTPRRRCHADLREVIADLNPVLRGWGNYFRTGNAAKKFNQLDSYVWRRLRDLRVERKGRHLKPGESSRWTREYFWSLGLHRLRGTVQYPERAFFQEVA; this is encoded by the coding sequence ATGTCGACGAACGTCGTGCAGAACAACGCGACGGGAGGGAAGGGTCCCTGGGGCAGTCACGTCGAGGAAGCAGGTAAGCGCGAGGGAATGGCCGGCAGGACCGGACCTAACGACCCCGGCGGCCGTAGGCCGCGCGAAGAAGTGCGACAACTGCAGAGGCGACTGTGGGTCGCGGCCAAGCGAGCACCTGGAAGACGTTTTCACGCTCTTTATGACCACATCTGGAGGAGTGACGTCCTTCGGGAAGCGTGGAAGCGAGTCGAGGCGAACAAGGGCGCGGCGGGCGTCGATGGCCAGACGATCGCCGAGGTGAAGCAGTACGGAGTCGAGCGCTTCCTCGAAGAGCTCGGCGACGCACTGCGGAGCAAGACGTACCGGCCCGAGGTGGTGCTGCGCCGGTACATCCCGAAGGCAGATGGAAGGAAGCGGCCGCTGGGGATTCCGACGGTCCGGGATCGAGCGGTCCAGATGGCGGCGAAGCTGGTGCTGGAGCCGATCTTCGAGGCGGACTTTCTTCCGTGCTCGTGGGGCTTCCGGCCGAAGCGGGGCGCGCTGGGTGCGCTGGAGACGCTGAGGAAGCTCGGCGCGAAGGGGCATCACCACGTGCTCGACGCCGACATCCGCGACTACTTCGGGAGCATCGATCACGACAAGCTGATGAAGCTGGTCGCTCGACGCATCTCGGATCGGCGGATGCTCAAGCTGGTGCGGCAGTGGCTCGAAGCGGGCGTGATGGACGAGGGCGTCGTGACTCGCAACATCGCGGGAACGCCGCAGGGCGGAGTCATCTCTCCGCTGCTCTCGAACATCTACCTGCACGTGCTCGACGTGACGTGGATGCGCAGGAGCGCCCCGCCCGGGACGCTGGTGCGCTACGCGGATGACTTCGTCGTGATGTGCAAGACGAAGCGCGAGTGCGAAGAGGCAGAGAGGCGCATTCGAGTCATCCTCGGGCGCCTCGGTCTCGAGCTGCATCCGGACAAGACGAGGCGAGTCGAGCTCTACGATGGCAAGCAGGGCTTCGATTTTCTCGGACATCACCTGCACAAACGCATGAGCGGAGCGCTGTGGGAGAGGAAAGGCAAACGCCTGTACTTCCTGCATCGCTGGCCGTCCGCGCGTGCGATGAAGCGGGTGAGACAGCGCGTGAAGGAGCTGACCCCGAGGAGGCGGTGCCACGCGGATCTCCGCGAGGTGATCGCCGATCTCAACCCCGTGCTGCGGGGCTGGGGCAACTACTTCCGCACCGGAAATGCCGCCAAGAAATTCAACCAACTCGACAGCTACGTCTGGCGTCGGCTGCGGGACCTGCGCGTGGAGCGCAAGGGCCGGCATCTGAAGCCGGGGGAGTCGAGCAGGTGGACGCGCGAGTACTTCTGGAGCCTCGGACTTCATCGCCTGCGAGGGACCGTGCAGTACCCCGAGCGAGCCTTCTTCCAGGAGGTCGCGTAA
- a CDS encoding DMT family transporter, whose protein sequence is MAVASTSGEPSRALVHAALVGVQIAFASLSVAGKVVVRTLDPSALALIRLAGGALVFGVLALARRERDAAPVPLRDVLAIAGCASLGIFGNQVLFLHGLRLTSAVNATVLVATIPIFTVLVAILLRREAARANALLGVLVAFAGVVWLVGGPRIDADGALGDLLVVGNSIGYAFYLVLVRDLARRHGSIRVVAIGFAAGALLALPLGVPALVAQAPSIAVETWWLVLYVVLVPTVFTYLANAWALRFASSSVVAIYVYVQPLFAAWLAWTFLDESPSPRVLVTGLAVFAGIWLVTRPALTSALRPAASGATPPASDPAR, encoded by the coding sequence TTGGCTGTCGCATCCACCTCGGGCGAGCCGTCGCGCGCCCTCGTGCACGCCGCGCTGGTCGGCGTGCAGATCGCGTTCGCGTCGCTCTCGGTCGCCGGCAAGGTCGTCGTGCGCACGCTCGACCCGAGCGCGCTCGCGCTGATCCGTCTCGCGGGCGGAGCGCTGGTGTTCGGCGTGCTCGCGCTCGCGCGCCGCGAGCGCGATGCCGCGCCGGTCCCGCTGCGCGACGTGCTCGCGATCGCGGGCTGCGCGTCGCTCGGGATCTTCGGCAACCAGGTGCTCTTCCTCCACGGCCTGCGCCTCACCAGCGCCGTCAACGCGACCGTGCTCGTCGCCACGATCCCGATCTTCACGGTGCTGGTCGCGATCCTCCTGCGCCGCGAGGCGGCGCGCGCGAACGCGCTGCTCGGCGTGCTCGTCGCGTTCGCCGGCGTGGTCTGGCTCGTCGGTGGGCCGCGCATCGACGCGGACGGCGCGCTCGGCGATCTGCTCGTCGTCGGCAACTCGATCGGGTACGCGTTCTACCTCGTGCTGGTGCGCGATCTCGCGCGGCGACACGGATCGATCCGCGTCGTCGCGATCGGGTTCGCCGCGGGCGCGCTGCTCGCGTTGCCGCTCGGCGTGCCCGCGCTCGTCGCGCAGGCACCCTCGATTGCCGTGGAGACGTGGTGGCTCGTCCTCTACGTCGTCCTCGTGCCGACGGTCTTCACGTACCTCGCGAACGCGTGGGCGCTGCGCTTCGCGAGCTCGTCGGTCGTCGCGATCTACGTCTACGTCCAGCCGCTCTTCGCGGCGTGGCTCGCGTGGACGTTCCTCGACGAGAGCCCGAGCCCGCGCGTGCTCGTCACCGGCCTCGCGGTGTTCGCGGGCATCTGGCTCGTCACGCGCCCCGCGCTCACGTCAGCACTTCGTCCCGCAGCGTCGGGCGCGACCCCGCCGGCGTCCGATCCCGCGCGATGA
- a CDS encoding serine/threonine-protein kinase — MDERQTRPATSAKDPWIGATLDGRYRVLRKIAEGGMGAVYEGEQIALQRRVAIKVLHAHLARDADIVVRFRREALATTQIGHPHIVEVLDLGEMDDGSLFMVLELLEGRDLARVLKDEGPLSVARAAKIVVQVCEGVAAAHAKGIVHRDLKPENVFLTTREGDSDFVKVLDFGVSKIRDAIDGADARTRTGTALGTPYYMAPEQAQGKRDVDHRADVYAVGVILFRILTGHHPFDDTSYPMLVLKICTEPAPRIAEWRTDVPRELVALVERMLAKEPNDRPASITSVRDALLPLRASDAAPALTGAAPRPPARPRCSSRAITRPLRWPPPNDAPPPKKRKKTPPRRAASQAARARRCSPGSRCSACSRSRSSRTRSPVAIPRCRATPIRSRSRRRAIRSPARSRRAAETAADGRG; from the coding sequence GTGGACGAGAGGCAGACGCGCCCCGCGACGAGCGCGAAGGATCCGTGGATCGGCGCGACGCTCGACGGGCGCTACCGCGTGCTGCGCAAGATCGCCGAGGGCGGGATGGGCGCGGTGTACGAGGGCGAGCAGATCGCGCTCCAGCGCCGCGTCGCGATCAAGGTGCTGCACGCGCACCTCGCGCGCGACGCCGACATCGTCGTGCGCTTCCGCCGCGAGGCGCTCGCGACGACGCAGATCGGTCATCCGCACATCGTCGAGGTGCTCGACCTCGGCGAGATGGACGACGGCTCGCTCTTCATGGTGCTCGAGCTGCTCGAGGGCCGCGATCTCGCGCGCGTGCTGAAGGACGAAGGGCCGCTCTCGGTCGCGCGCGCCGCGAAGATCGTCGTGCAGGTGTGCGAGGGCGTCGCGGCCGCGCACGCGAAGGGCATCGTGCACCGCGATCTCAAGCCCGAGAACGTGTTCCTCACGACGCGCGAGGGCGACTCGGACTTCGTGAAGGTGCTCGACTTCGGCGTCTCGAAGATCCGCGACGCGATCGACGGCGCCGACGCGCGCACCCGCACCGGCACGGCGCTCGGCACGCCCTACTACATGGCGCCCGAGCAAGCGCAGGGGAAACGCGACGTCGATCACCGCGCCGACGTCTACGCGGTCGGCGTGATCCTCTTCCGGATCCTCACCGGGCATCACCCGTTCGACGACACGTCGTATCCGATGCTCGTCCTCAAGATCTGCACCGAGCCCGCGCCGCGCATCGCGGAGTGGCGCACCGACGTGCCGCGCGAGCTCGTCGCGCTCGTCGAGCGGATGCTCGCGAAGGAGCCGAACGATCGCCCCGCGTCGATCACATCGGTCCGCGACGCGCTCCTCCCGCTCCGCGCCAGCGACGCCGCGCCCGCGCTCACCGGCGCGGCCCCCCGACCTCCCGCGCGCCCTCGCTGCTCGAGTCGCGCGATCACTCGCCCGCTGCGATGGCCGCCACCCAACGACGCACCACCCCCGAAGAAGAGGAAGAAGACGCCGCCGCGGCGAGCCGCGTCGCAGGCAGCTCGCGCGCGCCGATGCTCGCCGGGCTCGCGCTGCTCGGCTTGCTCACGATCGCGATCGTCACGTACGCGATCACCGGTCGCGATCCCGAGGTGCCGCGCGACCCCGATCCGATCGCGCTCCCGACGCCGCGCGATCCGGTCACCCGCGCGCTCGCGCCGCGCGGCGGAGACGGCGGCGGATGGACGTGGCTGA
- a CDS encoding glycosyltransferase family protein — MRILYGVVGEGMGHAMRSRVVLEHLLSQGHEVEIMASGRAVDFLQKRFTGTEVNRIHGLHIVYEENRVRRGKTLFENVFKGTAALPKQIAAYFELIGDFAPQCVISDFESWTYFYGKAHRLPVISIDNMQVLNRCWIDDEAIEGHRADFEIAKAFVKSKLPFCDWYLITTFFHPPIRKERTSLHKPILRPEILSAKRSRGDHLLVYQTAEGYEGLVETLQKTGLECRVYGMRRNIAAEQVEGNLRYRPFSETGFIDDLASARAVIAGGGFTLMGEAVFLHKPMLSVPVGGQYEQVLNGRYLQKLGYGRYAESLDDPKVVHDFVASIERCEEALATYDQKDNAPLMRELDQLLDRAAAGL, encoded by the coding sequence ATGCGGATCCTCTACGGCGTCGTCGGTGAAGGGATGGGCCACGCGATGCGCTCGCGCGTCGTGCTCGAGCACCTTCTCTCGCAGGGTCACGAGGTCGAGATCATGGCGTCGGGGCGCGCCGTGGACTTCCTCCAGAAGCGCTTCACCGGGACCGAGGTGAACCGCATCCACGGCCTGCACATCGTCTACGAGGAGAACCGCGTCCGGCGCGGCAAGACGCTCTTCGAGAACGTCTTCAAGGGCACCGCCGCGCTGCCCAAGCAGATCGCGGCGTACTTCGAGCTCATCGGGGACTTCGCGCCCCAGTGCGTCATCAGCGACTTCGAGTCGTGGACGTACTTCTACGGCAAGGCGCATCGCCTCCCGGTGATCAGCATCGACAACATGCAGGTGCTCAATCGCTGCTGGATCGACGACGAGGCGATCGAGGGGCACCGCGCGGACTTCGAGATCGCGAAGGCGTTCGTGAAGAGCAAGCTGCCCTTCTGCGACTGGTACCTGATCACGACGTTCTTCCATCCGCCGATCCGCAAGGAGCGCACGTCGCTCCACAAGCCGATCCTGCGCCCCGAGATCCTCTCGGCGAAGCGCTCGCGCGGCGATCACCTGCTCGTCTACCAGACCGCCGAGGGCTACGAGGGGCTCGTCGAGACGCTGCAGAAGACCGGGCTCGAGTGCCGCGTGTACGGCATGCGCCGGAACATCGCGGCGGAGCAGGTCGAGGGCAACCTGCGCTACCGACCGTTCAGCGAGACGGGCTTCATCGACGACCTCGCGTCGGCGCGCGCGGTGATCGCGGGCGGCGGGTTCACGCTGATGGGCGAGGCGGTGTTCCTCCACAAGCCGATGCTCAGCGTGCCGGTGGGCGGCCAGTACGAGCAGGTGCTCAACGGACGTTACCTTCAGAAGCTCGGGTACGGGCGGTACGCCGAGTCGCTGGACGACCCGAAGGTCGTGCACGACTTCGTCGCGTCGATCGAGCGGTGCGAAGAGGCGCTCGCCACCTACGACCAGAAGGACAACGCGCCGCTGATGCGCGAGCTCGATCAGCTCCTCGACCGGGCCGCCGCGGGGCTGTGA
- the pgi gene encoding glucose-6-phosphate isomerase, translated as MPRPTDTAAWNELSKHADAIRGVQLRELFAKDPARAQRLVLHHDDLRVDLSKHRATDETLRLLTTLAEQCGVPAMRDRMFAGEPINDTEGRAVLHVALRNRSARPIVVDGEDVMPDVREVLDRMRAFADEVRSGALRGAKGDRITDVVNIGIGGSDLGPLMVCEALSPYWIGGPIRPHFVSNVDPAHLARTLHDLRPETTLFVVASKTFTTQETIANAKAARAWLVSALGEVAVRSHFVAVSTNHAKVGEFGIARERTFGFWDWVGGRYSLWSAIGMPIALAIGFEHFEALLAGAHGIDEHFRTAPLERNVPVVLAMLGVWYAAFFDAETFAVLPYSQALHRMPAWLQQGDMESNGKSVDRQSKRIEGYTTGPIVWGEPGTNGQHAFYQLLHQGTRLVPVDFLAPLEPEWPRPGTPEPLASMLRDQHTLLLANMIAQAEALMVGKSLEAVTRELEAQGLSKDAIDRLAPHKVFEGNRPSTTMTFRRLDPRTLGALLAIYEHRIFVQGVIWNVNSFDQWGVELGKQLAKTIEGELRGGPSQPHDASTAALVAEARSVIR; from the coding sequence ATGCCGAGACCGACCGACACCGCCGCCTGGAACGAGCTCTCGAAGCACGCCGACGCGATCCGCGGCGTCCAGCTGCGCGAGCTCTTCGCGAAGGATCCCGCGCGCGCCCAGCGTTTGGTGCTGCACCACGACGACCTGCGCGTCGACCTCTCGAAGCACCGCGCGACCGACGAGACGCTGCGCCTGCTCACGACGCTCGCGGAGCAGTGCGGCGTGCCCGCGATGCGCGATCGCATGTTCGCAGGCGAGCCGATCAACGACACCGAGGGACGCGCGGTGCTCCACGTGGCGCTGCGCAATCGCTCGGCGCGGCCGATCGTCGTCGACGGCGAGGACGTGATGCCCGACGTGCGCGAGGTGCTCGATCGCATGCGCGCGTTCGCCGACGAGGTCCGGAGCGGCGCGCTGCGCGGCGCGAAGGGCGATCGCATCACCGACGTCGTGAACATCGGCATCGGCGGCAGCGATCTCGGTCCGCTGATGGTGTGCGAAGCGCTGAGCCCGTACTGGATCGGCGGGCCGATCCGGCCGCACTTCGTGTCGAACGTCGACCCCGCGCACCTCGCGCGCACGCTCCACGATCTGCGCCCCGAGACGACGCTCTTCGTCGTCGCGAGCAAGACGTTCACGACGCAGGAGACGATCGCGAACGCGAAGGCGGCGCGCGCGTGGCTCGTGAGCGCGCTCGGCGAGGTCGCGGTGCGCTCGCACTTCGTCGCGGTGTCGACGAACCACGCGAAGGTCGGCGAGTTCGGCATCGCGCGCGAGCGCACCTTCGGCTTCTGGGACTGGGTTGGCGGGCGCTACAGCTTGTGGAGCGCGATCGGCATGCCGATCGCGCTCGCGATCGGGTTCGAGCACTTCGAGGCGCTGCTCGCGGGCGCGCACGGCATCGACGAGCACTTCCGCACCGCGCCGCTCGAGCGGAACGTGCCGGTCGTGCTCGCGATGCTCGGCGTCTGGTACGCGGCGTTCTTCGACGCCGAGACGTTCGCGGTGCTGCCCTACTCGCAGGCGCTCCATCGCATGCCCGCGTGGCTCCAGCAGGGCGACATGGAGAGCAACGGCAAGTCGGTCGATCGCCAGTCGAAGCGCATCGAGGGCTACACCACCGGACCGATCGTCTGGGGCGAGCCGGGCACCAACGGACAGCACGCGTTCTACCAGCTGCTGCACCAGGGCACGCGCCTCGTTCCGGTCGACTTCCTCGCGCCGCTCGAGCCCGAGTGGCCGCGCCCCGGCACGCCCGAGCCGCTCGCGTCGATGCTGCGCGATCAGCACACGCTGCTGCTCGCGAACATGATCGCGCAGGCCGAGGCGCTGATGGTCGGCAAGTCGCTCGAGGCCGTGACGCGCGAGCTCGAGGCGCAGGGCCTCTCGAAGGACGCGATCGATCGCCTCGCGCCGCACAAGGTGTTCGAGGGCAACCGCCCGAGCACGACGATGACGTTCCGACGCCTCGACCCGCGCACGCTCGGCGCGCTGCTCGCGATCTACGAGCACCGCATCTTCGTGCAGGGCGTCATCTGGAACGTGAACAGCTTCGATCAGTGGGGCGTCGAGCTCGGCAAGCAGCTCGCGAAGACGATCGAGGGTGAGCTGCGCGGCGGCCCGTCCCAGCCGCACGATGCGTCGACGGCGGCGCTCGTCGCCGAGGCGCGCAGCGTGATCCGGTGA
- a CDS encoding DUF4215 domain-containing protein, producing MQRLSRLVLIVGSLSLFACTEREPRDATDAGGGGSPDANTALDGGPVDARIDDACGNGRFVEGLEQCDDGNLTPGDGCNATCMLEDGWRCPGAGLPCVARECGDGIVAGVGALGEECDDDNAAPGDGCSETCKVEDGWVCEASGCRRTECGDGTAEGSEDCDDGNEFPFDGCSECVVVPQCAVGACASVCGDGMKFPDEPCDDGNVAAGDGCSPTCAIEEGWGCTAEPDEFPPVSLEVPTVFRDFVMVPTAAGTAHRDFNHTVGSQGVSPGMVEAMLDANGDPVYTGICEIGATAGTCRGDAAGNWQTHSELEWNQWYRGGPLAREVVSSLTLTRGASGTYTYSPAGGGFFPLDGQGWVEALVEREDCTPAHNFGFTSEVRYWFVFEGGEQLTFSGDDDVWVFVGGQLALDLGGIHGELTGTITLNADGTASCTGSCVQPSRNLGLEVGRIYEVALFHAERRGCGSNFRLDLNGFDRIQSSCQEVCGDGILTRGEQCDDGNEVDDDECGNDCEFTGPI from the coding sequence ATGCAGCGGCTCTCTCGTCTTGTCTTGATCGTCGGCTCGCTCTCGCTCTTCGCCTGCACCGAGCGTGAGCCCAGGGACGCGACCGACGCGGGCGGCGGCGGCTCGCCCGACGCGAACACCGCGCTCGACGGCGGCCCAGTCGACGCCCGCATCGACGATGCATGCGGGAACGGGCGTTTCGTCGAAGGTCTCGAGCAATGTGACGACGGGAACCTCACGCCCGGCGACGGCTGCAACGCGACCTGCATGCTCGAGGACGGATGGCGCTGCCCGGGCGCGGGTCTGCCCTGCGTCGCGCGCGAGTGCGGCGACGGAATCGTCGCGGGCGTGGGCGCGCTCGGCGAGGAGTGCGACGACGACAACGCCGCTCCGGGCGACGGCTGCTCGGAGACCTGCAAGGTCGAGGACGGCTGGGTCTGCGAGGCGAGCGGGTGCCGTCGCACGGAGTGCGGCGACGGAACGGCCGAGGGCAGCGAGGACTGCGACGACGGCAACGAGTTCCCGTTCGATGGTTGCTCGGAGTGCGTGGTGGTGCCGCAGTGCGCGGTCGGCGCGTGCGCGTCGGTGTGCGGCGACGGGATGAAGTTCCCCGACGAGCCGTGCGACGACGGGAACGTCGCGGCGGGCGACGGATGCTCGCCGACGTGCGCCATCGAAGAGGGCTGGGGCTGCACCGCCGAGCCCGACGAGTTCCCGCCGGTGTCGCTCGAGGTCCCGACGGTGTTCCGCGACTTCGTGATGGTCCCGACCGCGGCGGGCACCGCGCACCGCGACTTCAACCACACCGTGGGCTCGCAGGGCGTCTCGCCGGGGATGGTCGAGGCGATGCTCGATGCGAACGGCGATCCGGTCTACACGGGCATCTGCGAGATCGGCGCGACAGCGGGGACGTGCCGCGGCGACGCGGCCGGCAACTGGCAGACCCACAGCGAGCTGGAGTGGAACCAGTGGTACCGCGGGGGCCCTCTCGCGCGAGAGGTGGTCTCGTCGCTGACGCTCACGCGCGGCGCGAGCGGTACGTACACGTACTCGCCGGCGGGCGGCGGCTTCTTCCCGCTCGACGGGCAGGGCTGGGTCGAGGCGCTCGTCGAGCGCGAGGACTGCACGCCGGCGCACAACTTCGGGTTCACCTCCGAGGTCCGCTACTGGTTCGTCTTCGAGGGCGGCGAGCAGCTCACGTTCAGCGGCGACGACGACGTCTGGGTGTTCGTCGGAGGCCAGCTCGCGCTCGACCTCGGGGGCATCCACGGCGAGCTCACGGGAACCATCACGCTCAACGCGGACGGCACCGCGTCGTGCACCGGGAGCTGCGTGCAGCCGTCTCGCAACCTCGGGCTCGAGGTCGGACGCATCTACGAGGTCGCGCTCTTCCACGCGGAGCGGCGCGGCTGCGGCTCGAACTTCCGCCTCGATCTGAACGGGTTCGATCGCATCCAGTCGAGCTGCCAGGAGGTGTGCGGCGACGGGATCCTCACGCGCGGCGAGCAGTGCGACGACGGCAACGAAGTCGACGACGACGAGTGCGGCAACGACTGCGAGTTCACCGGACCGATCTGA